A portion of the Cydia fagiglandana chromosome 7, ilCydFagi1.1, whole genome shotgun sequence genome contains these proteins:
- the LOC134665664 gene encoding uncharacterized protein LOC134665664, whose amino-acid sequence MDSVREEARARGDPKAPQEVAKRRTELLKDATEIWVQRLERPRAGTRTVEAVRPVLRDWVERRSGVLTFRLTQVLSGHGCFGSYLHKVAQREPTPECHQCGADVDSAQHTLAECPVFGEEREALVAQVGQDLSLPAVVQAMLGSESAWETVLTFCEHVMGDKEAAEREREVRAEADPMRRRRIGRRRAAHERNLPPG is encoded by the coding sequence AGGCGCGAGCCCGGGGTGACCCGAAAGCACCTCAGGAGGTGGCGAAGCGGCGCACCGAGCTGCTAAAAGACGCGACGGAGATATGGGTGCAGCGGCTCGAACGGCCGAGGGCTGGCACCCGCACTGTAGAGGCGGTGCGCCCTGTCCTTCGGGACTGGGTTGAAAGACGCTCCGGTGTCCTTACTTTCAGACTAACGCAGGTACTGTCGGGGCATGGCTGCTTCGGCAGCTACCTGCACAAGGTTGCCCAGAGGGAACCGACACCGGAGTGTCACCAATGCGGAGCCGACGTAGACTCGGCCCAACACACACTGGCTGAGTGCCCAGTTTTTGGCGAGGAACGGGAGGCGTTGGTCGCCCAGGTAGGTCAAGACCTTTCGCTGCCAGCCGTAGTTCAGGCCATGCTGGGCAGCGAAAGTGCGTGGGAGACTGTGCTCACGTTCTGCGAGCACGTCATGGGAGACAAGGAGGCGGCCGAGCGCGAACGGGAAGTCCGGGCCGAGGCTGACCCAATGCGCCGCCGCCGCATAGGCCGCAGACGTGCCGCTCACGAGCGGAACCTGCCGCCCGGATGA